A genome region from Deltaproteobacteria bacterium includes the following:
- the bioA gene encoding adenosylmethionine--8-amino-7-oxononanoate transaminase, with protein sequence MPVRKPKRPARRRTSRSRGSRARSLAAADLRNIWHPFTQMQEWELEEPLIIEKGKGSWLYDVRGNRYLDGVSSLWCTVHGHNHPVLNRALNRQAARVSHSTMLGLSNVPAVELAEKLAALAPDGLSRVFYSDSGSTAVEIALKMAFQYSRLTRGAGTRRTKFLTLTNAYHGDTIGSVSAGGIDLFHEIFRPLLFETRRIRGPYRFRNPWPGEDHDRAALRELEQGVEKYRDELCAVVIEPLVQGAAGMLLQPKGYVKLVRELCDRHGLLLILDEVATGFGRTGTMFACEQENVSPDFLCLAKGLTGGYLPVAATLTTEKVYDAFKGRFEEFKSFFHGHTYTGNPLGCAVACASIDLFRTEKTLERLQPKIAQLRRRLESITSHSHVGDIRQCGFMAGIELIPDRNRPQLEYPPELRTGHRVTRFARSCGVITRPLGNTLIFMPPLSITPKELDRLCDVVFDGLEHVTGEIARQ encoded by the coding sequence ATGCCGGTGAGGAAACCGAAACGCCCCGCCCGGCGGCGTACCTCCCGGTCACGGGGATCACGGGCCCGCAGCCTCGCCGCCGCCGATCTCAGGAACATATGGCATCCCTTCACCCAGATGCAGGAATGGGAACTGGAAGAACCCCTGATCATCGAAAAGGGAAAAGGATCCTGGCTCTATGACGTCCGGGGAAACCGGTATCTGGATGGCGTTTCGTCACTCTGGTGCACCGTTCATGGCCACAACCATCCAGTCCTGAACCGTGCCCTCAACCGGCAGGCGGCCCGGGTTTCCCACTCGACGATGCTGGGGCTGTCGAACGTCCCGGCGGTGGAACTGGCTGAAAAGCTGGCCGCTCTGGCACCCGATGGCCTCAGCCGGGTCTTCTACTCTGATTCAGGCTCGACGGCCGTCGAAATCGCCCTCAAGATGGCTTTCCAGTATTCCCGCCTCACGCGGGGTGCCGGTACCCGCCGGACGAAGTTCCTCACCCTTACCAATGCCTATCACGGTGACACGATCGGATCGGTTTCGGCTGGCGGGATCGACCTCTTCCACGAAATATTCCGGCCACTCCTGTTTGAAACCCGGCGTATCCGGGGACCGTACAGGTTCCGGAATCCCTGGCCCGGAGAGGATCACGACCGCGCCGCCCTGCGCGAGCTGGAACAGGGCGTTGAAAAATACAGGGACGAACTGTGCGCGGTCGTGATCGAACCCCTGGTCCAGGGAGCCGCCGGCATGCTCCTCCAGCCCAAGGGCTACGTGAAACTGGTCCGCGAACTGTGCGACCGGCACGGGCTCCTTCTCATTCTGGATGAAGTGGCGACCGGATTCGGCCGTACCGGAACCATGTTCGCCTGCGAGCAGGAGAACGTCAGTCCCGATTTCCTGTGCCTCGCCAAGGGACTGACCGGCGGATACCTCCCGGTCGCCGCAACACTTACCACCGAAAAGGTCTACGATGCCTTCAAGGGACGGTTCGAGGAGTTCAAGAGCTTCTTTCACGGCCACACCTATACAGGCAATCCGCTCGGCTGCGCGGTGGCCTGCGCCTCCATTGATTTGTTCCGGACGGAAAAGACGCTGGAAAGACTCCAGCCCAAGATCGCCCAGCTCCGTAGACGTTTGGAATCCATCACATCCCATTCCCACGTGGGCGACATCCGTCAGTGCGGGTTCATGGCCGGTATCGAACTCATCCCGGACCGGAATCGTCCACAATTGGAGTACCCACCGGAGCTCCGGACCGGACATCGGGTCACCAGATTCGCCCGTAGCTGTGGCGTCATTACCCGGCCGCTCGGCAATACGCTGATTTTCATGCCGCCACTGTCGATCACGCCGAAAGAACTGGATAGACTCTGCGACGTTGTGTTCGATGGACTTGAGCACGTTACCGGAGAGATTGCCAGGCAGTGA
- the bioD gene encoding dethiobiotin synthase: protein MSVQTYFVTGTDTGVGKTFVTCGLIWYLRDQGLSVGALKPVETGCQEHRGALLANDASLLSDAIKYSGPIDDICPYRFRLPLSPEAAAGSEGVRIDLNRILDARARMGEGKKVVMVEGAGGLLVPLTDKLNTADLISRLKAKVILVVASKIGCINHTLLTLEALDRRGIKTAGIILNRVSAADPAADPSLETNLEDVRRRTKIPVLGEIPHLSGDLGAYRRQHYLETVRKALDESALKRIFGL, encoded by the coding sequence GTGAGCGTGCAAACCTACTTCGTCACCGGGACTGATACAGGCGTTGGCAAGACATTCGTCACCTGCGGACTCATCTGGTACCTGCGGGATCAGGGCCTCAGTGTCGGCGCCCTGAAGCCGGTGGAAACGGGCTGCCAGGAACACCGGGGAGCACTGCTGGCCAACGACGCCTCGCTGCTGTCCGATGCCATCAAGTACAGCGGGCCGATCGACGACATCTGTCCCTACCGGTTCCGGCTTCCACTCTCTCCTGAGGCTGCGGCCGGATCAGAGGGAGTCAGGATCGATCTTAACCGCATACTTGATGCCCGGGCCCGCATGGGCGAGGGGAAAAAGGTAGTGATGGTGGAAGGGGCCGGCGGCCTGCTGGTCCCCCTCACCGACAAGCTGAATACGGCCGATCTTATCAGCCGGCTCAAGGCAAAAGTAATTCTGGTCGTGGCTTCAAAGATCGGCTGTATCAACCACACGCTGCTGACTCTGGAAGCCCTGGATCGCCGGGGGATCAAGACGGCGGGCATCATACTCAACCGGGTCAGTGCGGCCGATCCGGCCGCTGATCCGTCTCTGGAAACGAATCTGGAAGATGTCCGCCGCCGGACCAAGATTCCGGTACTGGGCGAAATTCCGCACCTCAGTGGTGATCTTGGTGCCTACCGCCGCCAGCACTATCTGGAAACTGTCCGCAAGGCACTGGACGAAAGCGCCCTCAAGCGTATATTCGGACTCTGA
- a CDS encoding HAD-IA family hydrolase, whose amino-acid sequence MPRCHLIVFDLDGTLVDSSVDLADAANHTLSVFGFPPKPVPEIARYVGDGARKLVERALPAGVTIDLDEAVRVFLGYYEESCTRHTRLYSGMDTLLHACAGIPKAVATNKPKRFTDKILKALRVEGEFIQIECGDTVAKPKPDPEMLRKILAPRNIAPMATFMVGDSSTDVKTAQAAGVVSVGAAWGFRGREELEKSGANYIIERPVDLVQLIG is encoded by the coding sequence TTGCCCCGTTGTCACCTGATTGTTTTCGACCTGGACGGGACGCTGGTTGATTCCAGTGTCGATCTCGCCGATGCCGCCAACCACACTCTTTCGGTATTCGGATTTCCCCCGAAGCCGGTTCCCGAGATCGCCCGGTATGTGGGCGACGGCGCCCGGAAGCTCGTGGAGCGGGCGCTCCCCGCCGGAGTTACGATCGATCTCGACGAGGCGGTCAGGGTATTTCTTGGGTATTACGAAGAAAGCTGCACCCGCCATACGCGGCTTTATTCCGGAATGGACACGCTTCTCCATGCCTGTGCGGGTATCCCCAAGGCGGTGGCGACGAACAAGCCCAAGCGGTTTACGGACAAGATACTGAAGGCGCTCAGGGTGGAAGGCGAGTTCATCCAGATCGAATGTGGCGATACGGTCGCAAAGCCCAAGCCTGATCCGGAAATGCTCCGGAAAATCCTCGCTCCACGCAACATCGCCCCCATGGCGACGTTCATGGTGGGCGACAGCAGCACGGACGTGAAGACGGCCCAGGCGGCAGGGGTTGTCAGTGTCGGAGCGGCCTGGGGTTTCCGGGGACGGGAAGAGCTGGAAAAATCCGGGGCCAACTACATCATCGAGCGGCCAGTCGACCTGGTGCAGCTTATCGGCTGA
- a CDS encoding methyltransferase domain-containing protein has translation MAGKEYRDHPDRIKWDSKYGSNPDLFGRGPSDWLLHCYPTIERLISLPATALDIGAGPGRNSLALARRGFDVTALDISGVALERLGKLAEAERLDITTVRTSAYDWDWAPAVFSLVIDFFYLERPLIPKIAGTVVPGGLICFETYTTGQLDAPVSPKCPREFLLEPGELPTLFDGFETLESREGPLPDGRVTAAWLGRRVR, from the coding sequence ATGGCGGGCAAGGAATACCGGGACCACCCCGACCGAATCAAATGGGATTCGAAATACGGATCGAACCCTGATCTGTTCGGCCGCGGGCCGTCGGACTGGCTGCTCCACTGCTATCCAACGATCGAAAGGCTCATTAGCCTTCCAGCCACTGCCCTCGACATCGGCGCCGGACCGGGCCGGAACTCACTGGCCCTCGCCCGCCGCGGTTTCGACGTCACAGCGCTGGACATCTCCGGTGTCGCACTGGAGCGTCTCGGGAAGCTCGCAGAGGCAGAGCGGCTGGACATCACGACCGTGAGAACGAGTGCCTACGACTGGGACTGGGCGCCGGCTGTGTTCAGCCTTGTCATCGATTTCTTTTATCTGGAGCGGCCCCTCATTCCGAAGATCGCCGGGACCGTGGTTCCCGGCGGGCTCATCTGCTTTGAGACCTACACAACCGGCCAGCTTGATGCACCCGTTAGCCCCAAATGTCCGCGGGAGTTCCTGCTGGAACCGGGAGAACTCCCCACACTTTTCGATGGCTTCGAAACCCTGGAAAGCCGTGAGGGGCCGCTACCGGACGGTCGCGTCACCGCCGCCTGGCTGGGCCGGAGAGTCCGATAA
- a CDS encoding FAD-dependent monooxygenase, translated as MTTAQGVDVAVVGSGPAGMSTAISLKRLAPQLSVVVLEKSVHPRPKLCGGGVLGRAVPLFNALGLDLHKAPVEAVRAGHVDIRFRQRQITLSEPEMVFVFERSALDHWLVRSARGHGIDIREHSPVRAISGKPGGFSIETTSGATIQAKVIVGADGVGSIVRRTFVEPVSRGLSQLVQVEAPLKAAPPDTLRFDFTAIHDGVNGYSWLFPERDTAGNPVAKIGVYSRHGRSPVPLRDYCIRTASRYGYDVSPKQVHHWSFREFAAGHSRYSAPGVLLVGDAAGSDPLVAEGIRQAIWWGQLAAEHICRKLGQDGDVTLRGYERAVNSSGLGIELKRNRFFADMLYSPLHPVGLAAGFYEPRILEKVFAWVAGRNDYENLTAAETAKKAIKAVGRRIIGLSGPARRR; from the coding sequence GTGACCACCGCCCAGGGCGTGGATGTCGCCGTGGTGGGAAGCGGTCCTGCCGGCATGTCCACGGCGATCTCGCTCAAGCGGCTCGCGCCACAGCTTTCCGTCGTTGTTCTTGAAAAGTCGGTTCACCCCCGGCCCAAGCTATGCGGCGGCGGTGTTTTGGGCCGTGCGGTCCCTCTCTTCAATGCGCTCGGGCTTGACCTGCACAAGGCACCGGTCGAGGCCGTCCGGGCCGGGCATGTCGATATACGATTCCGGCAACGGCAGATCACGCTCAGCGAGCCGGAGATGGTGTTCGTGTTCGAACGGTCCGCCCTGGACCACTGGCTTGTCCGTTCGGCCCGCGGGCATGGCATCGACATCAGGGAGCACTCGCCCGTCAGGGCCATATCCGGGAAGCCGGGAGGGTTCAGTATCGAAACCACGTCCGGTGCCACAATCCAGGCGAAAGTGATCGTTGGGGCAGACGGTGTGGGGAGTATCGTGCGGCGGACGTTTGTTGAGCCGGTATCACGGGGGCTTTCCCAGCTTGTGCAGGTGGAAGCCCCACTGAAAGCCGCTCCGCCAGACACCCTTCGGTTCGATTTTACGGCCATCCATGACGGCGTGAACGGCTACTCGTGGCTGTTCCCCGAACGTGACACTGCCGGAAACCCTGTGGCCAAGATCGGCGTGTATTCGCGGCATGGGCGTTCTCCGGTCCCGCTTCGGGACTACTGCATTCGGACGGCCAGCCGGTATGGATATGACGTGTCGCCAAAACAGGTCCACCACTGGTCTTTCCGGGAGTTTGCCGCCGGACACTCCCGGTATTCGGCGCCCGGAGTTCTGCTGGTGGGTGATGCCGCCGGTTCTGATCCGCTGGTGGCCGAAGGGATCCGCCAGGCGATCTGGTGGGGACAACTGGCGGCGGAGCATATTTGCCGGAAGCTGGGACAGGACGGGGACGTGACCCTGCGGGGATATGAACGGGCAGTGAACAGCTCCGGGCTTGGAATCGAACTGAAGCGCAACCGGTTTTTTGCCGACATGCTGTATTCGCCGCTGCACCCGGTTGGACTTGCCGCGGGTTTTTATGAACCCCGGATACTGGAAAAGGTGTTCGCCTGGGTGGCTGGGCGCAACGACTATGAAAACCTGACGGCCGCTGAAACAGCGAAAAAGGCCATCAAGGCAGTCGGGCGGCGGATTATCGGACTCTCCGGCCCAGCCAGGCGGCGGTGA
- a CDS encoding chemotaxis response regulator protein-glutamate methylesterase, producing MGSAPSNEPIKVIIVDDSNFMRRAISNLISRDPGIQVIATARDGYEAVELVRNLEPDVVTLDIEMEGMSGIETLEQIMRVHPVPVLMVSAYTSQGAAVTVEALRLGAVDFIEKPSGVVSVDIHTISEALIRKVKIAARAQPRPLLERTVEPRRYKPATPGTISVSGPVPASSRPPVLPASGIRPVPAEFPPVKIVAVGSSTGGVQALQHLLGGLPEDFELPVVIVQHMPAKFTRSFAADLDRTVPLMVREAEDGMPLRPGVAYVAPGGIHTIVAPLQDRPNQFCIRLTENPAESLLKPSADVLFSTVAEVFGPAAIGVVLTGMGSDGTWGMKRIREAGGYNVAQNRETCVVYGMPKSAIEAGVVDEILPIQSIPELLVLHARQRIRSSG from the coding sequence ATGGGGTCAGCGCCATCGAATGAGCCGATCAAGGTCATCATCGTCGATGATTCCAATTTCATGCGCCGGGCCATATCCAACCTGATCTCACGGGATCCAGGAATACAGGTAATCGCCACGGCCCGCGACGGTTACGAGGCGGTTGAGCTGGTCAGGAACCTGGAGCCGGACGTCGTTACTCTCGATATCGAAATGGAGGGCATGTCCGGCATCGAGACGCTGGAACAGATCATGCGCGTCCATCCGGTACCGGTCCTGATGGTGAGCGCCTATACGTCGCAGGGCGCGGCAGTGACGGTTGAGGCCCTTCGGCTTGGGGCCGTCGATTTCATCGAAAAGCCGTCTGGGGTCGTATCCGTAGATATCCACACCATTTCGGAAGCGTTGATCAGGAAGGTCAAGATCGCCGCACGAGCACAGCCCCGACCCCTGCTGGAACGTACCGTCGAGCCCCGGCGGTACAAACCGGCCACACCGGGGACGATCTCGGTTTCGGGACCGGTCCCCGCATCATCGCGGCCGCCGGTGCTGCCAGCGAGTGGAATCCGGCCGGTACCGGCAGAATTTCCGCCGGTAAAAATCGTCGCGGTCGGGTCTTCGACGGGCGGTGTTCAGGCGCTTCAGCATCTCCTGGGCGGACTGCCAGAAGATTTTGAACTTCCGGTGGTCATTGTCCAGCACATGCCGGCCAAGTTCACCCGGTCATTTGCGGCGGATCTGGACCGGACGGTCCCGCTCATGGTCCGTGAAGCGGAAGACGGCATGCCGCTGAGGCCGGGTGTCGCCTATGTCGCTCCCGGAGGTATTCATACGATTGTGGCCCCCTTGCAGGACCGGCCGAACCAGTTCTGCATCCGTCTGACCGAAAATCCGGCGGAATCGCTCCTCAAGCCATCGGCGGATGTGCTTTTTTCCACAGTGGCCGAAGTGTTCGGTCCGGCAGCCATCGGCGTCGTGCTGACCGGCATGGGAAGCGATGGAACATGGGGGATGAAACGGATCCGGGAAGCCGGCGGTTACAACGTCGCACAAAACCGGGAAACGTGCGTCGTCTACGGGATGCCCAAGTCGGCTATCGAGGCTGGCGTCGTGGATGAAATACTCCCGATCCAGTCCATTCCGGAACTGCTGGTTTTGCATGCCCGGCAGCGGATCCGGAGCAGCGGGTGA
- a CDS encoding ParA family protein gives MGITLAIANQKGGCGKTTTATSLAACWAMNGSRVLLVDCDPQANASYSFGLPVAAAPVTLWSLFERPDLGIEYGLYKKGNLHLLCGSPQLARAEREWPPGYTSLFRLSTLLGRASGDYDYIVIDCPPSTGLLTQNALAAADRLIVPVDIGFYSLIGITQLLARIEEVREVNPRLEILGFVLTQYDGRAGLSSSVRERLEQSYPGRVFQSVIRPTVRLKEAPSHELSIFEYDPNGNGSRDYRALALEVETWLKSAARSARAPSQST, from the coding sequence GTGGGCATCACGCTGGCTATAGCCAATCAGAAGGGCGGTTGCGGCAAGACAACCACCGCCACAAGTCTGGCCGCCTGCTGGGCTATGAACGGCTCGCGGGTCTTGCTCGTCGACTGCGATCCGCAGGCCAATGCCAGCTATTCATTCGGCCTACCGGTTGCAGCAGCTCCGGTAACGCTCTGGAGCCTGTTCGAGCGGCCCGATCTTGGCATCGAATACGGCCTCTACAAGAAGGGCAATCTCCACCTTTTGTGCGGTTCGCCCCAGCTCGCACGAGCCGAGCGCGAATGGCCGCCCGGGTACACGTCTCTGTTTCGCCTCTCCACGCTGCTCGGCCGGGCTTCTGGTGACTATGACTATATCGTTATTGATTGTCCCCCGAGCACCGGGCTTCTCACCCAGAATGCGCTGGCGGCGGCCGACCGGCTGATCGTGCCGGTGGATATCGGGTTCTACTCGCTGATCGGCATCACGCAGCTTTTGGCCCGTATCGAGGAAGTCCGGGAAGTGAACCCGCGGCTGGAGATCCTCGGTTTCGTTCTCACCCAGTATGATGGGCGTGCCGGATTGAGCTCCAGTGTCCGCGAACGGCTGGAACAGTCTTACCCGGGCAGGGTATTCCAGTCGGTTATCCGTCCGACTGTGCGGCTCAAGGAGGCTCCATCGCACGAGCTATCGATATTCGAGTATGACCCTAATGGAAATGGTTCCCGGGACTACCGGGCGCTCGCCCTGGAGGTGGAAACATGGCTAAAAAGCGCGGCACGCTCGGCAAGGGCGCCGAGTCAATCGACCTGA
- a CDS encoding HAMP domain-containing protein, with amino-acid sequence MKRSFRIGYVLIGPPIVIMFMSLVGFLVVRNSVTQTLEDRYFEKIQVLVTNAKLNVEGLLKLGLLTLGDLQQIDQILPPIVAEHSEVKIWLVADIQGKVLYRGGELVTHADDFAQTARLGERIEKPEKFTIPVQGQGVFNVVTAPIMDQVLQSATGVVMLGMPAEIVEEQVSGAMNKVFLGMAFAGVVLVVLVIMGLQALIAQPIRELSQAANNISNGDLRQKVQYNSALEIQELRELTDSFDKMSVNLKNVFSGLNRKTDELAQAANQFLVGMRAVAQASENQFLKTKEMAVAIEEMASSVQLVSENASRSQEVSAKASSSASRGGQAVQETRQGITRVEQIVTSSAESIRALGERSQQIGQIIDVIKEISSQTNLLALNAAIEAARAGEHGRGFEVVASEVRKLAEKSTDSTAQITAIIEEILRDTDRAVTVMQEATKEVTKGTEMAGRTEAVLHEIIGANTNVSEMINAMADAARQQSSVSDEVANAVDQISRSAKDVSNQAEEQSNTVQNLFDLAEHLRKVVGDFRL; translated from the coding sequence GTGAAACGCTCTTTTCGAATCGGATATGTACTGATCGGACCGCCCATCGTCATCATGTTCATGTCGCTGGTGGGCTTTCTCGTTGTCCGCAATTCGGTGACTCAAACGCTTGAAGACCGTTATTTCGAGAAGATTCAGGTTCTCGTGACCAATGCCAAGCTGAATGTCGAAGGTTTGCTGAAACTGGGGCTCCTGACGCTGGGTGATCTCCAGCAGATCGACCAGATACTGCCGCCTATCGTGGCAGAGCACAGCGAGGTCAAGATCTGGCTGGTCGCCGACATACAGGGAAAGGTGCTTTACCGCGGTGGCGAGCTTGTCACGCATGCAGATGATTTCGCACAGACCGCAAGACTTGGTGAACGGATCGAAAAACCGGAGAAGTTCACCATTCCGGTGCAGGGGCAGGGCGTATTCAACGTCGTGACCGCGCCAATCATGGACCAGGTGCTCCAGAGCGCGACCGGTGTTGTGATGCTTGGCATGCCGGCGGAGATCGTCGAAGAGCAGGTATCCGGTGCCATGAACAAGGTGTTTCTGGGCATGGCATTCGCAGGAGTCGTTCTGGTTGTTCTGGTAATCATGGGGCTTCAGGCCCTGATTGCCCAGCCGATCCGGGAGCTTTCCCAGGCTGCCAACAACATATCGAATGGTGATCTGCGCCAGAAAGTCCAGTACAATTCGGCACTGGAAATACAGGAACTCCGGGAACTGACCGATTCATTCGACAAGATGTCGGTCAACCTGAAGAACGTGTTTTCCGGGCTGAACCGCAAGACCGATGAACTGGCGCAGGCCGCGAACCAGTTCCTGGTCGGCATGCGGGCCGTGGCCCAGGCATCGGAGAACCAGTTCCTCAAGACCAAGGAGATGGCCGTCGCCATCGAGGAAATGGCCTCCTCGGTCCAGCTTGTCTCGGAGAATGCCAGCCGCTCGCAGGAAGTCAGTGCCAAGGCTTCCAGCTCCGCTTCCCGTGGAGGCCAGGCGGTTCAGGAAACACGCCAGGGCATCACCCGTGTCGAACAGATTGTTACCAGTTCGGCCGAAAGCATCCGTGCGCTGGGCGAGCGGTCGCAGCAGATCGGTCAGATCATCGATGTCATCAAGGAAATATCCTCGCAGACCAACCTTCTGGCCCTGAATGCCGCCATCGAAGCCGCCCGCGCCGGCGAGCATGGGCGCGGCTTCGAAGTGGTCGCCAGCGAAGTACGAAAACTTGCGGAAAAATCCACCGATTCGACGGCACAGATTACTGCCATCATCGAGGAGATACTTCGGGATACGGACCGGGCCGTGACAGTGATGCAGGAAGCTACCAAGGAAGTCACCAAGGGAACCGAGATGGCCGGGCGCACGGAAGCGGTGCTCCATGAAATCATCGGTGCCAATACGAACGTGTCAGAAATGATTAACGCCATGGCAGATGCCGCACGGCAACAGAGCAGTGTTTCCGATGAGGTGGCCAATGCTGTGGACCAGATATCCCGCTCGGCGAAGGATGTCTCCAATCAGGCCGAGGAGCAGTCCAATACGGTTCAGAACCTGTTCGATCTGGCTGAACACCTGAGAAAGGTCGTCGGCGACTTCCGGCTGTAG
- a CDS encoding chemotaxis protein CheW, translating to MGFIRQERESEKAVENIVKFVTFALGKEKFAVPVLRVKEIIAKYEVAPLPKTPQFVEGIISLRGDIIPVVDLRKRFDLPVQGRTDDTRLIVLEMDDFFVGIEVDMVFEVIKINADHIEPPPALVAGLEADFLEGVCEIASRLITILNLDRIFSPQEKDVLSESSAEVPAKAAPSASPSGASAVATSPAKPAVAPRTPAPRPAGPARNLKATVTDNGRITAEDRSFFVGKTYAGRELQLELADREVRVLDEGKLVKSFKRVV from the coding sequence ATGGGTTTTATCAGGCAGGAACGGGAGAGCGAGAAGGCGGTCGAAAATATCGTCAAGTTCGTGACGTTCGCCCTCGGCAAGGAAAAATTCGCCGTCCCGGTGCTCCGGGTGAAGGAAATCATAGCCAAGTACGAAGTGGCACCGCTGCCCAAGACGCCGCAATTTGTCGAGGGCATTATCAGTCTTCGAGGCGATATCATTCCGGTTGTCGATCTCCGCAAGCGGTTCGATCTGCCGGTCCAGGGCCGGACCGACGACACCCGGCTGATCGTTCTCGAAATGGATGATTTCTTCGTTGGCATCGAAGTCGATATGGTGTTCGAGGTTATCAAGATCAATGCAGACCATATTGAGCCGCCTCCGGCGCTTGTCGCGGGGCTGGAGGCCGATTTTCTTGAAGGCGTCTGCGAGATCGCCAGTCGCCTGATCACAATCCTGAACCTGGACCGGATATTCTCGCCGCAAGAGAAAGATGTTCTGAGTGAATCGAGCGCCGAGGTGCCAGCAAAGGCTGCTCCATCTGCATCTCCGTCGGGGGCATCTGCAGTTGCCACTTCGCCTGCAAAGCCGGCTGTTGCACCCAGGACGCCGGCGCCGCGTCCGGCAGGTCCGGCCCGGAACCTGAAAGCCACGGTAACGGACAACGGCAGGATTACGGCCGAGGATCGTTCCTTTTTCGTTGGCAAGACCTATGCCGGCAGGGAACTGCAACTCGAACTTGCCGACCGGGAAGTCAGGGTGCTTGATGAGGGCAAACTTGTGAAATCGTTCAAACGGGTGGTGTGA